In Musa acuminata AAA Group cultivar baxijiao chromosome BXJ3-11, Cavendish_Baxijiao_AAA, whole genome shotgun sequence, one DNA window encodes the following:
- the LOC135653137 gene encoding mechanosensitive ion channel protein 6-like: MDSLSRSFKSHGSHKYTSSRTFSYELEERPILLDNDDSDHHGEVVVKIDGNSHDAGIFDQHSPLPDRSSSNSDGIRVWRDSSYEFWNEDGSDGHTAAARGGGNNSGGFSFKNPEAESAEDPPSRLIRTFLCNQRASGAELTLDIDLDMEELKKQSSSPSSISGSKELRVSFQAPSAETHLYRSSSNDDDDDDDDDEDDDGANLRRRKPSASPSLGHDEGDGAEVLRCTSNASICRNSTMLHAKTRSRLMDPVPPPTGTPSAAGNDEIPKSGMFPKSGQLRSGPIKSGFLSKSLRLDEDDEDPFMDDDIPEQFKRADFSWITVLQWLSLFLIIAALACSLALHHLKRMTLLDLHLWRWLLLLFVLICGRLVSGWFIRLIVLGIEGNFLLRKRVLYFVYSLRKPVQNCLWLGLVLLSWQCMFDNKMKRRTTSNVPPYVTKVLFCLLIATGFRLVKTLLVKVLASSFHVSTYFDRIQESLFNQYVIETLSGPPLIEIQNIRDDEDRMMAEVQKLQNAGARISKELQAAALTNRSGRVIGSGPIQRSSARMGRSVKVTGVKHQEEGITIDELHKLNPKNISAWRMKKLVRIVRRGTLTTLDEQALQGSGDDDSLMQIRSEYEAKAAARNIFKNVARPGAKYIYLVDLMRFMNEDEAIKTMSLFEGAQEKNRVNRKSLKNWVINAFRERRALSLTLNDTKTAVNKLHQMANIVVGIIVIGLWLLILGIATTHFFVLLSSQILVAVFIFGNTLKMIFEAIIFLFVVHPYDVGDRCEVDGVQMIVEEMNILTTVFLRYDNQKITYPNSLLATLPIGNFYRSPDMGESIDFCVHVATPVEKIAVMRERIIGYMENKTEHWYPNPSVVLRDVDDMNRLRVSIWMRHRINFQDMGEKWTRRELVLQEMIKVLRELDIEYRLLPVDLNVRNMPTANSARLPSTWATFNC; this comes from the exons ATGGATTCTCTGAGTCGATCCTTCAAGTCCCATGGCTCCCACAAGTACACCTCTTCCCGCACCTTCTCCTACGAGCTGGAGGAGCGGCCTATCCTTCTTGACAACGACGATAGCGACCACCATGGCGAGGTCGTCGTCAAGATCGACGGTAACAGCCATGACGCTGGCATATTCGACCAGCACTCCCCCCTCCCCGACCGCAGCAGTAGCAACAGCGACGGTATCAGGGTGTGGAGGGACTCCAGCTACGAGTTCTGGAACGAAGATGGCAGCGACGGCCACACAGCAGCAGCACGAGGAGGAGGTAACAACTCTGGAGGGTTCAGCTTCAAGAACCCCGAGGCGGAGAGCGCCGAGGACCCGCCGTCGCGGCTGATCAGAACCTTTCTCTGCAACCAGCGGGCCTCCGGCGCCGAGCTGACCCTCGACATAGACCTGGACATGGAGGAACTCAAGAAGcagtcctcctccccctcctccatcTCCGGCTCCAAGGAGCTCCGCGTCTCCTTCCAAGCCCCCTCCGCCGAGACCCACCTCTACCGGTCCTCCTCCaacgatgacgatgacgatgacgatgacgatgaaGATGACGACGGCGCCAATCTCCGCCGACGAAAGCCTTCTGCGAGCCCGAGCCTCGGACATGACGAAGGCGATGGTGCCGAGGTGCTACGGTGCACCTCCAACGCTTCCATCTGCCGTAACTCCACCATGCTCCACGCCAAGACGCGCTCGAGACTGATGGACCCGGTGCCTCCCCCGACGGGAACGCCCTCGGCTGCCGGCAATGACGAGATCCCGAAGTCGGGGATGTTCCCGAAGTCGGGCCAGCTCCGGTCGGGGCCGATCAAGTCCGGGTTCCTCAGCAAGTCGCTGCGGCTGGACGAGGACGATGAGGACCCGTTCATGGACGACGACATCCCCGAGCAGTTCAAGCGGGCCGACTTCAGCTGGATCACCGTCCTCCAGTGGCTgagtctcttcctcatcatcgccGCGCTCGCCTGTAGCCTTGCCCTGCATCACCTGAAGCGCATGACGCTGTTGGACCTCCACCTCTGGAGgtggctcctcctcctcttcgttcTCATCTGCGGCCGCCTCGTCTCCGGCTGGTTCATCCGGTTAATCGTCTTGGGCATCGAGGGCAACTTCCTCCTCCGCAAGCGCGTGCTCTACTTCGTCTACAGCCTCCGGAAGCCCGTCCAGAACTGCCTCTGGCTCGGCCTCGTCCTCCTCTCGTGGCAATGCATGTTCGACAACAAGATGAAGCGCCGGACCACGAGCAACGTCCCGCCTTACGTCACCAAGGTCCTGTTCTGCCTCCTCATCGCCACCGGGTTCCGGCTCGTCAAGACTCTGCTCGTCAAGGTCCTCGCCTCCTCCTTCCACGTGAGCACCTACTTCGACCGCATCCAGGAGTCTCTGTTCAATCAGTACGTGATCGAGACGCTCTCCGGCCCGCCGCTGATTGAGATCCAGAACATCAGGGACGACGAGGACCGGATGATGGCCGAGGTGCAAAAGCTACAGAACGCAGGCGCCCGAATCTCCAAAGAGCTCCAGGCAGCAGCACTTACCAACAGGAGCGGCAGGGTGATCGGAAGCGGACCTATTCAGAGGAGCAGCGCGCGGATGGGCAGAAGTGTCAAGGTCACGGGTGTCAAACACCAGGAGGAAGGGATCACGATCGACGAGCTGCACAAGCTCAACCCCAAGAACATATCTGCTTGGAGGATGAAAAAGCTGGTGAGGATCGTGCGGCGTGGGACTCTGACGACGCTAGATGAGCAGGCGCTGCAGGGGAGCGGGGACGATGATTCCCTGATGCAGATACGCAGCGAGTACGAGGCCAAGGCTGCGGCCAGAAACATCTTCAAGAATGTCGCCAGGCCTGGTGCCAA GTACATCTACTTGGTAGATTTAATGCGTTTCATGAATGAGGATGAAGCTATAAAGACGATGAGCTTGTTCGAGGGAGCACAAGAAAAAAATAGGGTCAACAGGAAGTCTCTCAAGAACTGGGTG ATCAATGCGTTTAGGGAGCGCAGAGCTCTTTCTTTGACACTGAACGACACAAAAACAGCGGTGAATAAACTCCATCAGATGGCGAATATTGTGGTCGGAATTATCGTGATCGGTCTCTGGCTTCTGATCCTGGGAATTGCCACCACCCATTTCTTCGTTCTTCTCAGCTCTCAGATTTTGGTAGCAGTTTTTATTTTTGGTAACACTTTGAAGATGATCTTCGAAGCTATTATATTCTTATTCGTGGTGCACCCTTATGATGTTGGCGATCGCTGCGAAGTGGATGGAGTTCAG ATGATCGTAGAGGAGATGAATATCCTGACGACAGTTTTCTTGAGGTACGACAACCAGAAGATCACATATCCGAATTCCTTGTTGGCCACTCTACCGATCGGCAATTTCTACCGGAGTCCAGACATGGGAGAATCGATCGACTTTTGTGTTCACGTTGCAACTCCGGTGGAAAAGATTGCCGTAATGAGAGAGAGAATCATAGG GTACATGGAGAACAAGACGGAACACTGGTACCCAAATCCCTCGGTGGTTCTCAGGGATGTAGACGACATGAACAGGCTGAGAGTCTCGATCTGGATGAGGCATCGGATTAACTTCCAAGATATGGGGGAGAAGTGGACGCGAAGAGAGCTTGTGCTCCAGGAGATGATCAAAGTTCTAAGAGAGCTTGATATCGAGTATCGCTTGCTTCCTGTTGATCTGAATGTGCGCAACATGCCGACTGCCAACTCCGCACGGCTGCCGTCTACCTGGGCGACCTTCAATTGCTAG
- the LOC103970825 gene encoding protein IQ-DOMAIN 17-like has translation MARAWRWLGAARRALARSSCTNATDLDAIRNTTTTIYNPMTAPAAAEGEAEVSVSKNSSYHPREDETVAYRDAFSREDLAAITIQACFRGHLARRAFRALRSLVRLQAVVRGACVRRQARIAIHCMQALVRLQVRVRARQLLDGSGEVGSSIKNLKLH, from the exons ATGGCCAGAGCTTGGCGATGGCTCGGCGCCGCCCGTCGAGCGCTGGCGAGGTCCTCGTGCACCAACGCCACCGATCTCGATGCCATCAGGAACACCACCACGACCATCTACAACCCCATGACAgcaccagcagcagcagaaggAGAAGCCGAGGTTTCTGTGAGCAAGAACTCCAGCTATCACCCCAGGGAAGACGAGACTGTGGCGTACCGGGACGCGTTCTCCAGGGAGGACCTCGCGGCGATCACGATCCAAGCCTGCTTCAGGGGCCATCTG GCGCGGCGAGCGTTTCGGGCGCTGAGGAGCCTGGTGAGGCTGCAGGCCGTGGTGCGGGGCGCGTGCGTGCGGCGGCAGGCGCGGATCGCCATCCACTGCATGCAGGCTCTCGTGCGGTTGCAGGTGCGGGTGCGGGCGAGGCAGCTACTGGATGGATCAGGAGAGGTTGGCTCATCGATCAAGAACTTAAAACTCCATTGA
- the LOC135653053 gene encoding uncharacterized protein LOC135653053, whose product MCCVGWLLNEEDMAETKTEREAESPMTSRGLSRCPRIMVEKSLRAAEAVEQARDDDNGVVRVKIVVTKRQLRQMVASMGQGPCNAAGPQAATAAASASNLELLLHVLRRRHMKRAETGKGKRHGGGRWRPALKSIPEDIIQD is encoded by the coding sequence ATGTGTTGCGTTGGTTGGCTGCTGAACGAGGAGGATATGGCTGAAACGAAGACGGAGAGGGAGGCCGAGTCGCCCATGACTAGCAGAGGCCTGTCGAGGTGCCCCAGGATTATGGTGGAGAAGAGCCTCAGGGCCGCGGAAGCCGTCGAGCAAGCTCGGGACGACGACAACGGAGTTGTCCGCGTCAAGATCGTCGTCACCAAGAGGCAACTGAGGCAGATGGTGGCGTCGATGGGCCAAGGCCCGTGCAACGCCGCCGGTCCCCAGGCCGCAACGGCGGCGGCGTCGGCGTCGAACCTGGAGCTGCTGCTGCACGTCCTCCGTCGACGGCATATGAAGCGAGCCGAGACGGGGAAGGGGAAGCGGCACGGAGGCGGGCGGTGGCGGCCGGCGCTCAAGAGCATTCCTGAGGACATCATTCAAGACTAA